GGCGATGGCGGTCACGAAGTTGGTGATGCCGGGGCCGTTCTGGGCGATACAGACGCCGTGACGGCCACTGACCCGGGCATAACCGTCGGCCATGTGGCCGGCGCCCTGCTCGTGCACGGTAGGGATCAGGCGAATGCCGGCCGGGGCAAAAATGTCCATGGCATCCATAAAGGCCGAGCCCATGATACCGAACACATCGGTAACACCGTTGGCCGCCAGGGTTTCGACCAAAGCTTCACTGGGAGTCATACGTGGCATAGCTGTCTTCCTTTTGCTGTTTCCCGTCGGTGGCGGCCTGTCGCCATCTCCTGGGTTGGGTTGAGTCAAATAATCCGTTTTCTGTTCAAACAGGTTTGCGTTTGTTGTTCTCGTTATGAATGACGGGTGAACAACGCTGGCTGACAAGAGCCCGAGGTCACTCGCTTGGGGAACAGCTTAGGAAGGGGGGGCCGGGTAACATAGGGCCAGATTTGCCAACCATGTTACGCCAGCGTTAAAAAATGGGGCCAGGCCGGTTCAGCCGCTGGCCAGCAAGGCGCTTTGTTGCCAGAAACGGGCGGCCAGTTCGGAACGGGGGGCACCCAACCGGCACAGTTCAATGTCGAGATTCAGGGCGCGCACGCCCGGCAGTAGTGCCACCCGGCCGCTGGCAAGTTCGTCGCGTACCAGGCTTTCCGGCAGAAAGGCCGCACCCTCGCCCTGCAGCAACTGGGCCTTGAGCCCTTCCCCCAGGGCATTTTCACACACCGGTCGCCAGGGCAACTCCCCCAGGGCCGGCAGGCACTGCTGCTGCACCAGGGCACCGAGAAAGGCATCCCTGGGATAGAGCAGCAGGGGCAGTGGCCGCTGTTCTTCCAGCCGGAACAGCGGTGTCCCCTGCGCATCGGTGGCCGCCACCAGCACCAGCCGATCCCGGCCCAGGCACAGCCGCTCCACGTCCGGTCGCTGCGGTGCCTCGGCGCCGTCGGGGCCGGAAAAGCACAGCAAAAAGTCCACCGCTCCGGCCATGAACTGCTCCATGGCTTCGTGGTAATGGCCGGTGTTGAGCCGCACCAGGCCCTCGCCCAAGGCCGGCCGCAACCGGTGCAGCCAGGCGGGAAAAAAGGTCACCGCCAGCGCCGGCTGGGTGATCAGGCTCAACCCCGGCGTGTGCTGCTGGCTTTGGCGCAGCTGGCTGCGTACTCCATAAATCTGGGCCAGCAACTGGCGCGCCTGCTCCAGAAAGGCCTCGCCGGCGGGGGTCAGCTCCAGCGGATAGCGATTGCGGCACACCAGCGCCACCCCCAGCCAGTTTTCCAGCGAGCGAATACGCCGGCTGAAGGCGGGCTGGGTCACAAAGCGGCTTTCCGCCGCCCGTGAAAAGCTGCCCTGCTCGCTCAGTGCGATAAAATCATGCAGCCACTTGGTTTCCATGACGTTGTCCTTGTTGTTGGAATTCACACCTATGCAAAAAAGTAATCGCCCTGGCCGAAAACGGCATTGGCTCGCCGGCCTGGTCCGTCAATAACATTAAAGCAACATTCATTCTTGATTACGGAGGGGCCATGGCCGCCGACACTCATTCCCCGGTTCTGGGCCTGGTGCAGCGCATCGAGGAAATCCGCAAACGTTATTTTCCCGGCATCTGCGTGGCCGCCACCATCGGCATTGCCGCCAGCTTTCTGTCTCAGCACTACGGTGCCCCCGCCATGCTGATGGCCCTGCTGCTGGGGCTGGCATTCAATTTTCTCAGTCATGAACCCCAATGTGCCCCGGGCCTGGAGCTGTCGGCCAAGACCCTGCTGCGCCTGGGCGTGGCCCTGCTGGGCCTGCGCATCACCTTTGGCGACGTGCTCACGCTGGGTTGGCAGCCCATGCTGATGGTGTGCTCCGCGGTGGTGCTGACCATCTGCTTTGGCGTGGTCATGGCCCGCTGGCTGGGCTTTTCCAAGGAGTTTGGCACCCTTACCGGCGGCTCGGTGGCCATTTGCGGCGCCTCGGCGGCCATGGCCATCAGCAGCGTGCTGCCCCAGAGCGAGCAGGCCAAGCGCGACACCCTGTTTACCGTGATCAGCGTCACCACCCTCAGCACCCTGGCGATGATCTTCTACCCCATGATCAGCGAAGCCCTGGGGCTGTCGGATCAGGAAGCCGGCCTCTTTATCGGCGCCACCATTCATGACGTGGCCCAGGTGGTGGGCGCCGGCTACAGCATGTCGGCCGAGGTGGGTGATCTCAGTACCTTCGTCAAGCTGCTGCGGGTGGCCATGCTGGTGCCCATCGTGATGACCATCGGCATTCTGATCCGCCGTGCCGCCAGCAAGCAGGGTCAGGCCGGCGGCGGCAGCCGAGTGGCCATTCCCGGGTTTCTGATCGGCTTCGTGGTCCTGTTTGTACTCAACAGCCTGGGCTGGATTCCGCAGGATCTGAGCGCCCCTCTGGCCAACAGCTCATCCTGGCTGCTGCTCACCGCCATCGCCGCCCTGGGCGTGCGCACCCAGCTCAAGGACATTCTCTCGGTGGGCTGGAAGCCGGTGCTGCTGGTGGTGCTGGAGACCGCCTTTATCGCCCTGCTGGTTATCGCCTATCTGCTGCTGATGGGGTAACCCCGCCCCCGTTATTCCCCTGGCGAACAAGGCCCCGTACTGGCGGGGCCTTTTTGTCAGGTCATGTCCTTGATCAGTGCCACCAGGGCTTCGATGCCGGGACGTATACGCTCGGCGGCAATGGAGGAATAGCCCAGCCGAAAATAATTGAGCGGCACTGTTTCACCCTGAAAATGAATATCGCCGGGCTCGATCAGTATGCCCCTGTCCGCCGCCTCCTTGCGCAATATGCGGCTGTCGAGACCTTCGGGGCCCTGCACCCAGTAGCAGGAGCCGCCAAAGCCGGGCTGGCGGCTGGAGCTGGGCAACAACTCGTCTAGCGCCGCGCCCATCTCCCGCCAGCGTTCTTCGTAAGCCCGGGCCAGGTTCATGATCAGGGCGTCGTGATAGCCCCGCTCCAGAAACAGTGCCACCGAGCGCTGGTTGTTGGCGGCCGGGTGGCGCAGCATCAGCCGGCGCAGGGCGCGGGCCTCGCGAATCAGCTCCGCCGGCCCCACCAGGTAGCCCAGCCGGAGTCCCGGCGCCAGGGTCTTGGACAGGCTGCCCACGTAGAGCACCCGGTCATTCTTGTCCAGGCTCTTTAACGCCGGCGTGGGATTGGTCTTGAAGTTGGTCTCGCTTTCGTAATCGTCCTCGATGATCAGAAAGTCCTGCTCGCTGGCCTGCTTCAGCAATTCAAAGCGCCGCTCCAGGGGCATGGTCACCGTGGTCGGGCACTGGTGGCTGGGAGTGGTGTACACCAGGTCACAGCCGGACAACCGCTCATCGACGATCAGTCCCTGCTCATCCACCGGCAGCGGGCGAACCTTTGAGGGGTTCATGGTGGCGATATTGCGAATGTCGACATACCCCGGATCCTCAATGCCGATGGTGCTGTCCTTGTCGAGCAGCAACTTGGCCAGCAGATAGAGGGCCTGCTGGGCCCCTACCGTCACCAGGATCTGGTCCGCTGAGGCCCAGACGCCGCGCCGGGGCAACAGCCGGGTCCGGATCTGCTCGATCAGCAGGGGATCATCGTTGTCAAAGCTGTCGGACGCCCAGTCGCGAATGGCGGGAATGCTCACCGCGTCGCGACAGCACTCACGCCAGTTGTTGCTGGGGAACAGGCTGGGATCGAACTGGCCGTAGATAAAGGAATAAGGGTATTTCTGCCAGTCTCTGGGCTTGCTGATATTGTGCTGGTCGCTGGGGCGCACCTTGAGTTTACGGCTCCAGTCCGGCGGCGTGCCCGCTGTGGTGGGCGCCTTGGCTTCGGGCAGCTCCGGGCGCTTTGACAATATCTCCGGGTTCACAAAATATCCGCTGCGCTCCCTGGCCAGCAGGTAGCCGTCGTCGAGCAGGTGCTCATAGGCCAACACCACGGTATTGCGGGCAATGCTGAGCTGCTTGGCCAGCTTGCGGCTGGACGGCAGCGGGCTGTCGACGGGAATGTTGCCGTTAAGAATGGCGGCGGCGATTTGTTCGCGCAGCTGCTGCTGCAGGCTGGTGTTTTTTTCCGTGGAAAGGTGGAACAGCTGAAACATGAAAAGGCTTACCTTTCAGTGAGTTGAATTCTATGGCGAAACCACGCACTACGCCCTCTGAGTCGAACCTTGTAACTCAGAGGGCAAAAAAGTAAAACCCTTGTTAACAATCAAATGCAAATTTACAGATGCTCGTCACGCAAATGGTACCAGTGATAGAGCATGCGCTGGCCCAGGCGGCGGAAGGGCGCAAACAAATGCCCCGGCAGCGGCGAGTTGTAAATGGGCAGCTCAAAACCTTCCTGAATGCCGGCAATGCGCTGGGCCATGCGCCGGCCGGCATGGGCCGAGAACATGACACCGTTGCCGCCGTAGCCCAGGGCATAGTAGATCTGCTCCTTGTCATCGGGCTGATAGATGCGCGGCATCATGTCGTGGCTGACGTCCACCCAGCCCCACCAGGAGTAGTCGATCTGAATGCCGGTGAGCGGCGGAAACTTGCGATGCAGGCCGTCAATCAGCATTTGCAGGTGCTTGGGGTTGCTGGCATCGGCCCCGGTAATGGAGCTGCGGCTGCCGATCTGCACGCGGTTGTCGGGCAGCTTGCGATAGTAGTAACGCAGGGTACGGGTGTCGGTGATCACCTCGTTGGTCCTGAAGTTACAGGCATCCAGCTCCTGCTCGGTCAGCGGCCGGGTTACCAGGGAGTTGGACAGTATTGGCATGATCTTGCTGTTCAGGCTGCCGTGCAGGCCCTGGGAGGTGTAGCCCCCGGTAGCCACGCCCACCGCCCGTGCGCGCACCGTGCCGCCCGGGGTCTTGATGTGGTGCACACCATTGATGGTTTCCCAGCCCAGCACCGGACTGGAGGGATGTATGGTCACACCCAGGCTGCGGGCCCAGCGGTGATAGCCGTGCGCCAGCTTGAGCGGGTGCACACCGATGCCGTCGGGCTCGTGCATGGCACCCACCGCCTCGGCCTCGTTGACGTAGTTGCGGCTGAGGGTGGCCTTGTCGAGCATCTCGGTTTCATAGCCGAACTGCTCGCGCAGCACCTTGGCTTCCGCTTCCAGCTTGCGCATCGCCTTGTCGCGGTGGGCAATATAAAGGTGGCCGCCATCCTGGGGATCGCAGTCGATATTGCCGTCCCGAATCAGGCCCTTGAAGGTGTCAAAGCCTTCCCGCACTTCTTCGTGCATTTTACGCGCGGTGCTCAGCCCCCAACGCTTGACCCACTGGGAGCGGGTCAAGCGGCCCGAGGCATTCTGGGCCTGGCCGCCGTTGCGGCTGGTGCAGCCCCAGCTGACCTGGTTGGCCTCGAGAATGGTAGCCTTGATGCCGTGATCCCGAGCCAGGTGCAGGGCCGCAGACAGGCCGGTAAAGCCGCTGCCGATAATCACCACGTCGACATCCATGTCAGCGGTTACGGGGCCATCATCCTCCGGCGGTGTGCCGGCAGTGGCAACCCAGTAGGTGGGGGCGTACTGCTGACCCCGGCCGGGGTTGGGCGCCACCAGGGGATCATAGCCGGGATCGTAACGATCCAGCACGGTGTCGGCCTGTGCCGGCTGGCGGTAATCCGCCCGAGTGTTGTTGACCATATCCATATTTGTGATTCCCGTTAACTGAGTGTGGCTGCCGTGGCTTAGCGCGGATCCAGCAGTGGACGATCCTTGCGGAAGGCCTGTTTCAGCGCCAGCTTGCCGCCCTTGAGGGTGAACAGATCCACGCCGTCGGCCTCAATGCGACGGCCGTCCGGCGTAGTGGCACAGAAGGTCCACTGAGACACGCCCCGATCGCCTACCGCAAAGTGGCTGGTGTTGTTCCACTGCACATCCGGCATGCTGGTCCATACATTGATAAACGCGGCGGCAACGGCATCGGCGCCCTCAAAACGGTTGCCGTGGGCATCGGGGCCGGCGGCGCCTTCAAACACAACATCATCGGTCATGCAGGCCATGACACCGTCGATATCGTGACGGTTAAAGGCGGCGAACAGCTGCTCCAGCAGGGCGATGGTTTTCTGGTTTTCGGTGGACATATCAATTCTCCCTTGGCCATTGAAGTGGCGATGAACCCTGACCCGACGACGCCGGGCCGTTTACATGCTCATAACATTAGGGGGAAAGGGGGCGAGGCCGGTAGCGCCAGTTGTCCGTGTCGGCTTGGACCACCCTCCATCACGAGAAAGAATGACGGCAGGAAAAGGGCAAAGAGAGAGAAAGGAAAGAGGAATACGGCAAGGCCGGGGTGGAGTGCCACCCCAGATACACGATATGAG
The Oceanimonas doudoroffii DNA segment above includes these coding regions:
- a CDS encoding LysR substrate-binding domain-containing protein, producing METKWLHDFIALSEQGSFSRAAESRFVTQPAFSRRIRSLENWLGVALVCRNRYPLELTPAGEAFLEQARQLLAQIYGVRSQLRQSQQHTPGLSLITQPALAVTFFPAWLHRLRPALGEGLVRLNTGHYHEAMEQFMAGAVDFLLCFSGPDGAEAPQRPDVERLCLGRDRLVLVAATDAQGTPLFRLEEQRPLPLLLYPRDAFLGALVQQQCLPALGELPWRPVCENALGEGLKAQLLQGEGAAFLPESLVRDELASGRVALLPGVRALNLDIELCRLGAPRSELAARFWQQSALLASG
- a CDS encoding YeiH family protein, with amino-acid sequence MAADTHSPVLGLVQRIEEIRKRYFPGICVAATIGIAASFLSQHYGAPAMLMALLLGLAFNFLSHEPQCAPGLELSAKTLLRLGVALLGLRITFGDVLTLGWQPMLMVCSAVVLTICFGVVMARWLGFSKEFGTLTGGSVAICGASAAMAISSVLPQSEQAKRDTLFTVISVTTLSTLAMIFYPMISEALGLSDQEAGLFIGATIHDVAQVVGAGYSMSAEVGDLSTFVKLLRVAMLVPIVMTIGILIRRAASKQGQAGGGSRVAIPGFLIGFVVLFVLNSLGWIPQDLSAPLANSSSWLLLTAIAALGVRTQLKDILSVGWKPVLLVVLETAFIALLVIAYLLLMG
- a CDS encoding PLP-dependent aminotransferase family protein, with product MFQLFHLSTEKNTSLQQQLREQIAAAILNGNIPVDSPLPSSRKLAKQLSIARNTVVLAYEHLLDDGYLLARERSGYFVNPEILSKRPELPEAKAPTTAGTPPDWSRKLKVRPSDQHNISKPRDWQKYPYSFIYGQFDPSLFPSNNWRECCRDAVSIPAIRDWASDSFDNDDPLLIEQIRTRLLPRRGVWASADQILVTVGAQQALYLLAKLLLDKDSTIGIEDPGYVDIRNIATMNPSKVRPLPVDEQGLIVDERLSGCDLVYTTPSHQCPTTVTMPLERRFELLKQASEQDFLIIEDDYESETNFKTNPTPALKSLDKNDRVLYVGSLSKTLAPGLRLGYLVGPAELIREARALRRLMLRHPAANNQRSVALFLERGYHDALIMNLARAYEERWREMGAALDELLPSSSRQPGFGGSCYWVQGPEGLDSRILRKEAADRGILIEPGDIHFQGETVPLNYFRLGYSSIAAERIRPGIEALVALIKDMT
- a CDS encoding NAD(P)/FAD-dependent oxidoreductase, encoding MDMVNNTRADYRQPAQADTVLDRYDPGYDPLVAPNPGRGQQYAPTYWVATAGTPPEDDGPVTADMDVDVVIIGSGFTGLSAALHLARDHGIKATILEANQVSWGCTSRNGGQAQNASGRLTRSQWVKRWGLSTARKMHEEVREGFDTFKGLIRDGNIDCDPQDGGHLYIAHRDKAMRKLEAEAKVLREQFGYETEMLDKATLSRNYVNEAEAVGAMHEPDGIGVHPLKLAHGYHRWARSLGVTIHPSSPVLGWETINGVHHIKTPGGTVRARAVGVATGGYTSQGLHGSLNSKIMPILSNSLVTRPLTEQELDACNFRTNEVITDTRTLRYYYRKLPDNRVQIGSRSSITGADASNPKHLQMLIDGLHRKFPPLTGIQIDYSWWGWVDVSHDMMPRIYQPDDKEQIYYALGYGGNGVMFSAHAGRRMAQRIAGIQEGFELPIYNSPLPGHLFAPFRRLGQRMLYHWYHLRDEHL
- a CDS encoding nuclear transport factor 2 family protein, yielding MSTENQKTIALLEQLFAAFNRHDIDGVMACMTDDVVFEGAAGPDAHGNRFEGADAVAAAFINVWTSMPDVQWNNTSHFAVGDRGVSQWTFCATTPDGRRIEADGVDLFTLKGGKLALKQAFRKDRPLLDPR